One genomic window of Burkholderia humptydooensis includes the following:
- a CDS encoding amino acid ABC transporter permease has protein sequence MFDLTTFMQSMPLLGKAALTTVGVSLAGLVFGFFIGLAVCASRLSPNRSISAIGAAYVFVFRGVPLLVQLLLVYYLLPFVGINVPPLVAAVSAVSLCSAAYVAEILRGGFLSVPYGHIEAARMLGMRAFATLWRIKVPQATRLTLPSLANEMVLLIKASSLISVVGVAEVTRTAQNIAASTYRPLEAYLAAGLIYFVINGTLAAFAHLAEHRLHA, from the coding sequence ATGTTCGACCTGACCACCTTCATGCAATCCATGCCGCTCCTCGGGAAGGCAGCCCTCACTACAGTGGGCGTCTCGCTGGCCGGGCTTGTCTTCGGCTTCTTCATCGGCCTTGCCGTTTGTGCCTCGCGGTTATCCCCAAATCGCTCGATAAGTGCAATCGGAGCCGCGTACGTATTTGTGTTCCGCGGAGTGCCGCTGCTCGTACAACTTCTGCTCGTGTACTACCTGCTGCCGTTCGTGGGCATCAATGTGCCACCGCTCGTCGCAGCAGTCAGCGCCGTGTCGCTATGCTCCGCTGCGTACGTTGCGGAGATTCTGCGGGGCGGATTCCTGAGCGTCCCATACGGGCACATTGAGGCCGCGCGAATGCTTGGCATGCGCGCGTTCGCCACGCTCTGGCGTATTAAAGTACCGCAGGCAACACGACTCACACTGCCGTCGCTCGCGAACGAAATGGTGCTGCTCATCAAGGCCTCGTCGTTGATCTCGGTTGTCGGCGTCGCCGAAGTCACCCGCACTGCGCAGAACATCGCCGCCAGCACCTACCGGCCGCTCGAAGCCTACCTGGCCGCTGGCCTGATCTACTTCGTGATCAACGGCACGCT
- a CDS encoding transporter substrate-binding domain-containing protein, translating to MKRVTGWKRYVLALALGAASVSAFAEDELAKVRKAGELVVGTEMQFAPFDFLENGQQAGFNKDLFAEVGNELRVKVRFIDLPWASVLPGLEAGKFDMVGGPLTVTKARMDRYAYTLPIADATDALLKRTGDASIRQSSDIGGKTVGAQKGSAQLDQLKSYAATLPKPPEIREYVDNNQAYADLATGRIVAVANSVTNIAYVAKQRPGVFSVVQPSFGAKVYYAYCMRKDASSKSLLDAFDAALVKIQADGRLAALQKKWLGVAMDMPSTLPTPSY from the coding sequence ATGAAGCGTGTCACTGGTTGGAAACGATATGTGTTGGCATTGGCCTTGGGTGCGGCAAGTGTGTCCGCCTTCGCCGAAGACGAACTGGCAAAGGTCAGGAAAGCCGGTGAGCTGGTTGTCGGCACCGAAATGCAGTTCGCCCCGTTCGACTTCCTGGAAAACGGTCAGCAGGCAGGATTCAACAAGGATCTGTTCGCTGAGGTCGGCAACGAACTGCGTGTAAAGGTACGCTTCATCGACCTGCCGTGGGCAAGCGTGCTGCCCGGCCTCGAAGCGGGCAAGTTCGACATGGTCGGCGGCCCCCTGACTGTGACGAAGGCACGCATGGATCGTTACGCGTATACGCTGCCGATCGCCGATGCAACCGATGCTCTGCTCAAACGCACCGGCGACGCGTCGATCAGGCAATCATCGGATATTGGTGGCAAGACGGTCGGCGCACAAAAGGGTTCAGCACAGTTAGACCAACTGAAGAGCTATGCAGCGACACTGCCGAAGCCGCCTGAAATCCGCGAGTACGTGGACAATAACCAGGCATATGCAGATCTGGCCACTGGCCGCATCGTGGCTGTCGCGAATTCGGTAACGAACATCGCCTATGTCGCGAAGCAGCGACCGGGCGTGTTCTCCGTGGTGCAGCCGTCGTTCGGCGCGAAGGTCTACTACGCGTATTGCATGCGCAAGGATGCGAGCAGCAAGTCACTCCTCGACGCGTTCGACGCCGCCCTCGTTAAGATTCAGGCCGACGGACGTCTCGCTGCGTTGCAGAAGAAGTGGCTTGGCGTCGCGATGGACATGCCGTCCACGCTGCCGACCCCAAGTTATTGA
- a CDS encoding type II toxin-antitoxin system Phd/YefM family antitoxin yields MPTITATDLARHTRQILDQVARHGETIVVERNQTVIARLVPAEPAMNAAQALAGLPMIGAEDAARWLHDSRTGFEDGVRDPWA; encoded by the coding sequence ATGCCCACCATCACCGCCACCGATCTGGCGCGCCACACCCGCCAGATCCTCGACCAGGTCGCCCGGCACGGTGAGACCATCGTGGTCGAACGCAACCAGACCGTGATCGCGCGCCTGGTGCCCGCCGAACCCGCCATGAACGCCGCGCAGGCGCTCGCCGGTCTGCCGATGATCGGCGCCGAGGACGCGGCTCGCTGGCTGCATGACAGCCGCACCGGTTTCGAAGACGGAGTGCGAGACCCGTGGGCGTGA
- a CDS encoding type II toxin-antitoxin system VapC family toxin: protein MGVIIDSCVWVGLAGGMVAPRAVIDAAGDAPVFISTISLGELAFGVQSCADAAERARRAAHLRQLERRPVLDVTRHTAAAFGVLAAAVKQTGRSPRPRYNDLWIAAQAIEHGYVLMTLNVADFADLPGLSVVVPTSAGVS, encoded by the coding sequence GTGGGCGTGATCATCGACAGCTGCGTATGGGTGGGGCTCGCTGGAGGGATGGTGGCGCCGCGTGCTGTGATCGACGCAGCCGGCGACGCACCGGTGTTCATCTCGACGATCTCGCTCGGCGAACTGGCGTTCGGTGTGCAGTCCTGCGCGGATGCGGCCGAGCGCGCGCGACGCGCCGCGCACCTGCGCCAGCTCGAGCGGCGGCCCGTGCTCGACGTCACGCGTCACACCGCGGCCGCGTTCGGCGTGCTGGCAGCCGCCGTCAAGCAGACGGGCCGCTCGCCGCGCCCGCGCTACAACGATCTGTGGATCGCCGCGCAGGCGATCGAGCACGGTTACGTGCTGATGACGCTGAATGTGGCGGATTTCGCGGACCTGCCGGGACTGAGCGTGGTCGTCCCGACGAGCGCCGGCGTCAGTTAG
- a CDS encoding IS5 family transposase (programmed frameshift) produces MGKPIIDDELWALVEPLLPPPKPRRFKYPGRKPVADRAALTGILFVLKTGIRWRDLPSEMGCGSGVSCWRRLRDWQQAGVWDRLHAVLLAKLRAAEKIDFSRVVVDSSSIRAVGAGGKTGPNPTDRARPGSKHHIATDANGTPIAAILTGANRNDVTQLVPLIEAIVPIGGVRGRPLSRPARVYADRGYDHDKYRRILHERNIPTSIARRGQPHGSGLGKVRWVVERTHAWLHHFRRLRIRFERRADIHEAFLKLGCCLICWNTLRRAQQSL; encoded by the exons ATGGGTAAGCCAATCATTGATGACGAACTGTGGGCACTGGTCGAACCACTGCTACCTCCGCCAAAGCCGCGCCGCTTCAAGTACCCCGGTCGCAAGCCGGTAGCGGACCGTGCGGCTTTGACGGGCATCCTTTTTGTGCTGAAGACGGGCATTCGTTGGCGCGACTTACCGTCCGAAATGGGATGCGGCTCAGGCGTAAGTTGTTGGCGCAGGCTGCGCGATTGGCAGCAAGCCGGTGTGTGGGATCGACTGCACGCGGTGCTGCTGGCGAAACTGCGAGCAGCCGAGAAGATCGACTTCTCCCGTGTGGTCGTCGACTCATCGTCGATTCGTGCGGTTGGGGCGGGCG GAAAAACTGGCCCGAACCCCACCGATCGAGCTCGACCCGGGTCGAAGCACCACATCGCCACCGACGCCAACGGAACGCCGATCGCGGCAATCCTGACCGGCGCCAATCGTAACGACGTCACCCAACTGGTTCCGCTGATCGAGGCCATTGTGCCGATCGGCGGCGTGCGTGGACGGCCTCTGAGCCGTCCTGCCCGCGTCTACGCCGACCGTGGTTACGACCACGACAAATACCGACGCATCCTTCACGAGCGCAACATCCCCACCAGCATCGCGCGGCGCGGTCAGCCGCACGGTAGTGGCCTTGGAAAAGTCCGTTGGGTCGTCGAACGTACTCATGCTTGGCTGCATCATTTCCGCCGTCTACGTATTCGCTTTGAACGTCGCGCCGACATTCACGAAGCGTTCCTCAAACTCGGCTGCTGCCTGATCTGCTGGAATACCCTGCGGCGAGCCCAGCAGTCTTTATGA
- a CDS encoding IS110 family transposase gives MQVLYPRCAGLDVHKDTIVACVRCVSAPQCHEVRSFAATTSGLLALADWLGLHGCTHVAMEATGIYWKPVWHILEGRFELVLANARHIRNVPGRKTDVNDATWIADLLAHGLIRSSFVPPAATQELRDLTRTRKQLVREIAQHSLRIQKVLEDANLKLGSVLSNVLGCSGRAMLDAIVAGEDDPERLAALAQGNARKKMPELREALRGRITAHHRTLLKLHLGVIEALQHTLAELDVTLGKALAPIRQCVRLLSTIPGVSDVTAQVILAEVGADMTRFPDAAHLISWAGLCPRNDESAGKRRSTRVRKSATWLKTALVTAAWAAVRVKSTYLHAQFLRIKARRGPKKAILAVAASILTAVWHMLSNGVIYADLGADYFCRLDAGKTIQRLLKRLADLGYQPQPTPDS, from the coding sequence ATGCAGGTTCTCTATCCTCGCTGCGCTGGACTCGACGTGCACAAGGACACCATCGTGGCCTGCGTGCGCTGCGTGTCCGCGCCGCAGTGTCACGAGGTGCGCAGCTTCGCTGCCACCACGAGCGGACTGCTAGCGCTGGCCGACTGGCTTGGCCTGCACGGCTGCACGCACGTCGCCATGGAAGCGACTGGCATTTATTGGAAACCGGTCTGGCACATCCTCGAAGGCCGGTTCGAGCTGGTCCTGGCCAATGCCAGGCACATCCGCAACGTCCCCGGACGCAAGACGGACGTGAATGACGCGACGTGGATCGCCGACCTGCTCGCACACGGCCTGATCCGCTCCAGCTTCGTGCCGCCTGCTGCGACACAGGAGTTACGCGACCTCACCCGCACGCGCAAACAGCTCGTGCGCGAGATCGCCCAGCACAGCCTGCGCATCCAGAAGGTGCTTGAGGATGCGAACCTGAAACTGGGCAGCGTGCTATCAAACGTGCTCGGTTGCAGTGGCCGCGCCATGCTCGACGCCATCGTCGCTGGCGAGGACGATCCTGAACGACTCGCTGCGCTCGCCCAGGGCAACGCACGCAAGAAAATGCCCGAACTGCGTGAGGCACTGCGTGGGCGCATTACCGCTCATCACCGGACGCTACTCAAGCTTCACCTGGGCGTCATCGAGGCCCTGCAACACACCCTCGCCGAACTGGACGTCACCCTGGGAAAAGCGCTGGCACCGATCCGGCAATGCGTCCGCCTGCTGAGCACTATCCCCGGCGTGAGTGACGTGACCGCCCAGGTCATCCTGGCCGAGGTCGGCGCCGACATGACCCGCTTCCCCGATGCCGCCCACCTGATCTCCTGGGCAGGCCTCTGTCCGCGGAACGATGAGAGCGCCGGCAAACGCCGAAGCACCCGCGTGCGCAAAAGCGCCACGTGGCTGAAAACCGCGCTCGTCACCGCCGCCTGGGCCGCCGTACGGGTGAAAAGCACCTACCTGCACGCCCAGTTCCTGCGTATCAAGGCAAGACGCGGTCCCAAGAAAGCCATCCTCGCCGTCGCCGCGTCCATCCTCACAGCGGTCTGGCACATGCTGTCCAACGGAGTCATCTATGCAGACCTCGGTGCAGACTACTTCTGTCGGCTTGACGCCGGAAAAACCATCCAGCGCCTGCTCAAGCGGCTTGCCGATCTGGGCTATCAGCCCCAGCCGACGCCTGACTCATGA
- a CDS encoding IS5 family transposase (programmed frameshift), with the protein MRKELIDDELWSLIEPLLPKRAPRNRRYAGRKPTPDRAVLTGIVFVLRSGIAWNLLPQEMGCGSGTACWRRLVAWQEAGVWQRIHETLLAELRRRGEIDLSRALVDSSSVRAMLAGKKTGPNPTDRRKLGSKHHLIVDAQGIPLAVILTAANCNDITQLDALVEAIPPIRGKRGRPLRKPKIVQGDRGYSSEPHRQRLRERGITPLLAKIGSPHGSGLGKTRWFIERSFAWLHAFRRLKIRYERYAHVHEAFLSLACCLICWNKLKTASN; encoded by the exons ATGCGCAAAGAACTGATAGACGACGAGCTGTGGTCACTCATCGAACCTTTGCTGCCGAAGCGAGCGCCGCGGAACCGCCGATATGCGGGACGCAAACCGACACCGGACCGGGCGGTGCTGACCGGCATCGTATTCGTGCTGCGCTCGGGCATCGCCTGGAATCTGCTGCCGCAGGAAATGGGCTGCGGCTCAGGCACGGCGTGCTGGCGACGGCTGGTTGCATGGCAAGAGGCCGGCGTCTGGCAACGCATCCACGAGACGCTGCTGGCCGAGTTGCGTCGCCGTGGCGAAATCGACCTCTCGCGTGCGCTCGTCGACAGTTCGTCGGTTCGCGCGATGCTGGCGGGAAA AAAAACCGGACCGAACCCAACGGACCGGCGCAAGCTTGGCAGCAAGCACCACCTCATCGTCGACGCGCAAGGCATCCCGCTCGCGGTCATCCTGACCGCCGCGAATTGCAACGACATCACGCAACTCGATGCGTTGGTCGAGGCGATTCCTCCCATTCGAGGAAAACGCGGACGTCCTCTGCGTAAACCGAAAATTGTTCAGGGTGACCGAGGCTACAGTTCCGAGCCGCACCGGCAACGTCTGCGCGAACGAGGCATCACGCCCTTGCTTGCCAAAATCGGTTCGCCTCATGGCAGTGGCCTCGGTAAAACACGCTGGTTCATTGAACGTTCCTTTGCCTGGCTTCATGCATTCAGACGGCTCAAGATTCGCTACGAACGGTACGCACACGTGCATGAGGCATTCCTCTCGCTCGCCTGCTGCTTGATTTGCTGGAACAAACTCAAGACAGCGTCCAATTAA
- a CDS encoding IS5-like element ISButh5 family transposase, which yields MDEMQEPLFTTVKLEDFVPADHPLRPLRLLVNQALKRLNGLFSTIYADSGRASIAPEKLLRALLLQVFYSVRSERMLMEQMRYNLLFRWFVGLAIEDAVWDHSVFSKNRDRLLEHEVVEAFFTEVMSLADKQGLLSREHFSVDGTLIQAWASHKSFRPKDGSDDPPAGGGRNVDTDWKGKRRSNETHESSTDPDARLFRKSKGTPSILCYQGHILMENRSGLVVGAVVSHADGFGERASALRLLDCVPGRHAKTLGADKGYDMRDFVRDCRARKVTPHVARNDAHQGGSAIDGRTSRHVGYGISQVIRKRIEEHFGWGKTVGRIRQTVYRGIKRVDQHFKLTMLASNLTRMARILAAVPQGAVK from the coding sequence ATGGACGAGATGCAAGAACCGCTGTTCACGACGGTGAAGCTGGAAGACTTCGTGCCGGCCGATCACCCGCTGCGGCCGCTTCGGCTGCTGGTCAATCAGGCGTTGAAGCGGCTCAACGGGCTGTTCAGCACGATCTATGCAGACAGCGGTCGAGCCTCGATTGCGCCTGAGAAGCTGCTGCGTGCGTTGCTGCTGCAAGTGTTTTATTCGGTGCGCAGCGAGCGCATGCTGATGGAGCAGATGCGCTACAACTTGCTGTTTCGTTGGTTCGTCGGGTTGGCGATCGAAGACGCCGTCTGGGACCACTCGGTGTTCTCGAAGAACCGCGATCGTCTGCTCGAGCACGAAGTGGTCGAAGCGTTCTTTACCGAAGTCATGAGCTTGGCCGACAAGCAAGGGCTGCTGTCCAGAGAACACTTCTCGGTCGATGGCACGCTGATCCAGGCGTGGGCCAGCCACAAGAGCTTCCGGCCCAAGGACGGTTCGGACGATCCGCCGGCCGGTGGCGGCCGCAATGTCGACACCGACTGGAAGGGCAAGCGGCGCAGCAACGAGACTCACGAGTCGAGCACCGATCCGGATGCGCGGCTGTTCAGGAAGAGCAAAGGCACGCCGTCCATCCTGTGTTACCAGGGGCACATCCTGATGGAGAACCGTTCGGGTTTGGTGGTTGGCGCGGTGGTCAGCCATGCCGATGGCTTTGGCGAACGCGCGAGCGCATTGCGCCTGCTCGATTGCGTGCCAGGCCGTCATGCCAAGACGCTTGGGGCCGACAAGGGTTATGACATGCGCGACTTTGTGCGGGATTGTCGTGCGCGCAAGGTGACGCCGCATGTCGCACGCAACGACGCGCATCAGGGCGGTAGCGCGATCGACGGGCGCACGTCGCGGCACGTCGGCTACGGCATCAGCCAGGTGATTCGCAAACGCATCGAGGAGCACTTCGGCTGGGGCAAGACCGTCGGCAGGATTCGACAGACCGTGTATCGCGGCATCAAGCGAGTCGACCAGCACTTCAAGTTGACGATGCTGGCGAGCAACCTGACTCGAATGGCCCGAATACTGGCGGCGGTGCCGCAGGGAGCAGTGAAATGA
- a CDS encoding helix-turn-helix transcriptional regulator: protein MHSVTTRDNIPVSADAPTWLHYQDRDHARVIPLMQTDICGMYRCEVLSETYQVEIESNRHLFFLYDRRAVSTGSTWIDGRRVAGPRRLDVGLDYLPPLHALRCKGGSGGKVSYFIFAVNAREMGFVDSASSMLKPAMNVTGDVLLKLMRHIVDTATNRHKWPYFHDHMAVALLSEMLRLQSTEDNASGKRFSSAQHQRLTHHIDENLNSSITLRDLAGVVGLSVYHFSRTFKHHFGVSPCKYITERRIEKAKRLMRRGNMRLLDIAIEVGFQSNTQLSRSFRRVTGQSPRCYLMSVDEVAQST, encoded by the coding sequence ATGCATTCCGTCACTACCCGCGACAACATCCCCGTCTCAGCCGATGCGCCCACATGGCTTCACTATCAAGACCGCGATCATGCGAGAGTGATCCCGCTCATGCAGACCGACATATGCGGCATGTACCGGTGCGAAGTGTTGTCCGAGACATACCAGGTCGAGATCGAAAGCAATCGCCACCTGTTTTTCCTATACGACCGGCGCGCCGTGTCCACGGGCAGCACGTGGATCGACGGGCGGCGCGTCGCAGGGCCGCGCCGGCTCGACGTCGGGCTCGACTACTTGCCGCCGCTGCATGCGCTCCGTTGCAAGGGCGGCTCGGGCGGCAAGGTCAGCTATTTCATATTTGCCGTGAATGCTCGCGAAATGGGCTTCGTGGACAGCGCGTCCTCAATGCTCAAGCCGGCGATGAACGTCACCGGCGACGTGCTGCTCAAGCTCATGCGGCACATCGTGGACACAGCGACCAATCGCCACAAATGGCCGTACTTTCACGATCACATGGCAGTCGCGCTGCTGTCCGAGATGCTCCGGCTTCAATCGACCGAAGACAACGCGAGCGGCAAGAGATTCTCCAGCGCGCAGCACCAAAGACTGACCCATCACATCGACGAAAATCTGAATTCGTCGATCACTTTGAGGGACCTGGCTGGCGTGGTCGGGCTAAGCGTGTACCATTTTTCCCGTACGTTCAAGCATCATTTCGGCGTGTCGCCGTGCAAATACATCACGGAAAGAAGAATCGAGAAAGCTAAACGGCTGATGCGTCGGGGAAATATGCGGCTGCTGGACATCGCGATCGAAGTCGGCTTCCAAAGCAACACTCAGCTGTCGCGCTCGTTCCGCCGGGTCACCGGGCAATCTCCGCGCTGCTATCTGATGTCCGTTGACGAAGTCGCGCAAAGTACGTAG